The following proteins come from a genomic window of Paenibacillus sp. CAA11:
- a CDS encoding redox-sensing transcriptional repressor Rex produces the protein MKTEKISDAVVRRLPVYLRYLNELSSRDVSTVSSQELGQKLDLNPAQIRKDLAYFGDFGRKGIGYDVTYLIEKIRHILNLDQQISVALVGAGNLGQALSNYNTYLNDNMKIVAVFDASPAKVGSKINSLMIQPIEELEETVIKENIRIAIITVPDFEAQRVADQLVRAGIQAILNFAPSILKVPSEVRVHAADFTTDLLSLAYYLDNGKENQTNESEVAD, from the coding sequence ATGAAAACAGAGAAAATATCAGATGCCGTAGTTCGGCGTCTTCCGGTCTACCTGCGTTACTTGAATGAACTGAGCAGCCGTGATGTATCGACAGTATCTTCACAGGAGCTTGGGCAGAAGCTGGATTTGAATCCGGCTCAAATCCGTAAGGATCTAGCTTATTTTGGTGATTTCGGGCGCAAGGGGATCGGTTATGATGTGACCTATCTGATTGAGAAGATTCGGCACATCCTGAATTTGGATCAGCAGATTAGCGTGGCGTTGGTGGGGGCCGGTAATTTAGGCCAGGCCCTCTCCAACTACAATACTTATTTGAACGACAATATGAAGATTGTCGCTGTCTTTGATGCATCTCCTGCGAAGGTGGGATCAAAGATCAATTCATTGATGATCCAGCCGATCGAGGAGCTTGAGGAGACTGTCATCAAAGAGAACATACGAATCGCCATTATTACGGTGCCTGATTTTGAAGCACAGCGTGTTGCGGATCAGTTGGTTCGTGCAGGAATTCAAGCGATCTTGAATTTTGCTCCGTCCATTCTGAAGGTTCCATCTGAAGTTAGGGTGCATGCCGCCGATTTCACTACAGATTTGCTCAGCTTGGCATATTATTTGGATAACGGGAAGGAGAATCAGACGAATGAGTCGGAAGTGGCTGATTGA